The following coding sequences lie in one Azospirillum humicireducens genomic window:
- the prfB gene encoding peptide chain release factor 2 (programmed frameshift) produces MRAEIEAAAGEIRESLALLRRHLDWDNALRRLDELNNLAEDPKLWDDPTRAQTIMRERTQLDTSVAGYRALERDLSDSLELIEMGEAEGDATVVADAEAQLYGLRDRANKLQIESLLSGEADANDCFVEVNAGAGGTEAQDWALMLMRMYTRWAEQHGYKTEWLDETPGEEAGIKSATVQIKGHNAYGWLKTEAGVHRLVRISPFDSQARRQTSFAAVSISPVIDDKIDIEINEKDCRIDTYRASGAGGQHINKTDSAVRITHIPTNIVVSCQQERSQHKNRAKAWDMLRARLYERELKIREDAAAALEATKTDIGWGHQIRSYVLHPYQMVKDLRTEVETSQSQAVLDGALDPFLEAALASRIKGQSDDAHAAGG; encoded by the exons ATGCGGGCCGAGATCGAAGCGGCCGCCGGCGAGATCAGAGAATCGCTGGCGCTGCTGAGGAGGCATCTT GACTGGGACAATGCACTGCGGCGTCTCGACGAACTGAACAACCTCGCCGAGGATCCCAAGCTTTGGGACGACCCGACGCGGGCCCAGACGATCATGCGCGAGCGTACCCAGCTCGACACGTCCGTCGCCGGCTATCGGGCGCTCGAGCGCGATCTGTCCGACAGTCTGGAACTGATCGAGATGGGTGAAGCGGAAGGCGACGCCACCGTCGTCGCCGATGCCGAGGCCCAGCTCTATGGCCTGCGCGACCGCGCCAACAAGCTGCAGATCGAAAGTCTGCTGTCGGGCGAGGCCGATGCGAACGACTGCTTCGTCGAGGTGAATGCCGGCGCCGGCGGCACGGAGGCCCAGGACTGGGCGCTGATGCTGATGCGCATGTACACCCGCTGGGCGGAGCAGCATGGCTACAAGACCGAATGGCTGGACGAGACGCCGGGCGAAGAGGCCGGCATCAAGTCCGCGACCGTCCAGATCAAGGGCCACAACGCCTATGGCTGGCTGAAGACCGAGGCCGGCGTGCACCGTCTGGTGCGCATCAGCCCGTTCGACAGCCAGGCGCGGCGCCAGACCAGCTTCGCCGCCGTCTCGATTTCCCCGGTGATCGACGACAAGATCGACATCGAGATCAACGAGAAGGACTGCCGCATCGACACCTACCGGGCGTCGGGCGCCGGCGGCCAGCACATCAACAAGACCGACTCGGCGGTGCGCATCACGCACATCCCGACGAACATCGTGGTGAGCTGTCAGCAGGAACGGTCGCAGCACAAGAACCGTGCCAAGGCGTGGGACATGCTGCGTGCCCGCCTGTACGAGCGGGAGTTGAAGATCCGCGAGGATGCCGCCGCTGCGCTGGAAGCCACCAAGACCGACATCGGCTGGGGTCACCAGATCCGCTCCTATGTCCTGCACCCCTATCAGATGGTGAAGGACCTGCGGACGGAGGTGGAAACCTCGCAGAGCCAAGCGGTGCTGGACGGCGCGCTCGATCCCTTCCTGGAGGCCGCACTCGCCTCCCGGATCAAGGGGCAGAGCGACGACGCGCATGCCGCCGGCGGCTGA
- the otsB gene encoding trehalose-phosphatase produces the protein MTHVPPSAFSEFDAFTAAIGGRTPALFLDYDGTLAAIAPRPDLAVMPAEARAVVRRLSTLCPVAFVSGRDLDDLAAMVALDDLVYAGSHGFDLRGPDLRRQVGVEYVPDLDAAERSLHDRLGGIAGALVERKRFAIAIHTRQVAPPEKPAVADTVRTVAQEQARLRVTGGKELFELRPNLPWDKGRAVLALLEALRLEGDGTVPIYLGDDETDEDAFRALSGPGIGIRVMDDPAETAATWSLRDPAEAAAFLGRLADWLAERAAAGAMSPIHQP, from the coding sequence TTGACCCACGTCCCACCCTCCGCATTCTCGGAATTCGACGCCTTCACCGCGGCGATCGGCGGCCGCACCCCCGCCCTGTTCCTCGATTACGACGGCACGCTCGCCGCCATCGCGCCCAGGCCGGACCTGGCGGTGATGCCAGCGGAGGCTCGCGCGGTGGTCCGACGGCTGTCGACCCTGTGCCCGGTCGCCTTCGTCAGCGGCCGCGACCTGGACGATCTGGCGGCGATGGTGGCGCTGGACGATCTGGTCTATGCGGGCAGCCATGGTTTCGATCTGCGCGGTCCGGACCTGCGCCGGCAGGTCGGCGTCGAGTATGTCCCCGACCTCGACGCCGCCGAACGGAGTCTGCACGACCGTCTGGGCGGCATCGCCGGCGCGCTGGTGGAGCGCAAGCGCTTCGCCATCGCCATCCACACCCGTCAGGTCGCCCCACCCGAAAAGCCCGCCGTGGCGGACACCGTCCGCACGGTGGCGCAGGAGCAGGCGCGGTTGCGCGTGACCGGCGGCAAGGAGCTGTTCGAGCTTCGCCCAAACCTGCCCTGGGACAAGGGCCGTGCCGTCCTCGCCCTGCTGGAAGCGCTGAGGCTGGAGGGGGACGGCACCGTGCCGATCTATCTCGGCGACGACGAGACCGACGAGGACGCCTTCCGCGCGCTGTCAGGGCCGGGAATCGGCATCCGGGTGATGGACGACCCGGCCGAGACGGCGGCGACCTGGAGCCTGCGCGATCCGGCGGAGGCCGCGGCCTTTCTGGGCCGGCTGGCGGACTGGCTGGCGGAGAGAGCCGCCGCCGGAGCGATGTCACCCATTCACCAACCCTAA
- a CDS encoding Rne/Rng family ribonuclease: MAKRMLVDATHPEETRVAVVNGNRLEELDFEIASRKQLKGNIYLAKVTRVEPSLQAAFVEYGGNRHGFLAFSEIHPDYYRIPVADREALLAEERRLEEQAEARAEAAADGAVMGEPIRPEQVVEEWSPMPSPITPEASDEDAGDEEGENETGSEGQAAPSETATQDTAQAADAPDMVGGDEDEEVETQRRRSRPLRSYKIQEVVKRRQVMLVQVTKEERGNKGAALTTYLSLPGRYCVLMPNTGRGGGISRKITNPADRKRLKEILSDLDIPDGMAVILRTAGLERSKPEIKRDLEYLLRLWDDIREQTLKSSAPCLIYEEANLIKRSIRDLYANDIDEIWVEGEAGFRTAREFMDMLMPGHSQRVQLYRDSQIPLFHRYQVETQIDAIHSPVVQLRSGGYIVINPTEALVSIDVNSGKSTRERNIEETAYKTNLEAADEVARQLRLRDLAGLIVIDFIDMEEPRNNAAVERRMKEAMKNDRARIQLGRISAFGLLELSRQRLRPSLLETNFERCPHCSGTGVVRSVESASLHVLRAIEEEGIRKRSAEITIYVPTSIALYILNQKRGELAKIEERHSFHVMVQADDSLIAPDHRLERNKARLPDEDGPLVSADRVMAETDRALAAEPVAEPVEEEADVEAAQAEDVGERGETNGANGDGNGEDRRRRRRRRRGRGRDREEGRIEGDAGAGEDAEESDETGDEETGLPAAAETIPGAAVSEPAEDDDSEEDEEEGEGDEETGADAGDRNGEGRKKRRRGKRGGRRRSRREGAEGLEGGEETAADQSSAAPAETAPVQAPAEASDLDWILAGESAPAPVPEEAPVPVPAAEPPVTAPAPAEAVAEKAPAKKASRKRKAAAEAPVEAAPAAAPAVDQAPARGRKRKAAAPVEAPVEAAPEPVTEQAPAKKASRKRKAAAEAPVEAAPAAAPVVAEAPAKGRKRKAAAAEAPAAVATDAAPAKKASRKRKAAAEAPAEAAPAVVAATAPATAPEPAAVPAAADDTGEAAAKPRRGWWKR, from the coding sequence ATGGCCAAGCGCATGCTGGTGGACGCCACGCACCCGGAAGAAACCCGGGTCGCCGTGGTCAATGGGAACCGGCTGGAAGAACTCGACTTCGAGATCGCCAGCCGCAAGCAGCTGAAGGGCAACATCTACCTCGCGAAAGTGACGCGGGTCGAACCTTCGCTCCAGGCGGCCTTCGTGGAGTATGGCGGCAACCGCCACGGCTTCCTCGCCTTCTCCGAAATCCATCCCGACTATTACCGCATCCCCGTCGCCGACCGCGAGGCCCTGCTGGCCGAGGAGCGCCGGCTGGAAGAGCAGGCCGAAGCCCGCGCCGAGGCCGCCGCCGACGGCGCCGTGATGGGCGAGCCGATCCGCCCCGAGCAGGTGGTCGAGGAATGGTCGCCGATGCCCTCCCCCATCACGCCGGAGGCGTCCGACGAGGATGCCGGCGACGAGGAGGGTGAGAACGAGACCGGTTCCGAGGGGCAGGCCGCTCCGTCCGAAACCGCCACCCAGGACACGGCACAGGCGGCCGACGCCCCCGATATGGTCGGCGGCGACGAGGATGAAGAGGTCGAGACCCAGCGCCGCCGCTCGCGCCCGCTGCGCTCCTACAAGATCCAGGAAGTGGTGAAGCGCCGGCAGGTCATGCTGGTGCAGGTGACGAAGGAGGAGCGCGGCAACAAGGGCGCCGCTCTGACCACCTACCTGTCGCTTCCCGGCCGCTACTGCGTCCTGATGCCCAACACCGGCCGTGGCGGCGGGATTTCCCGCAAGATCACCAACCCGGCCGACCGCAAGCGCCTGAAGGAAATCCTGTCGGATCTCGACATTCCGGACGGCATGGCGGTCATCCTGCGCACCGCCGGGCTGGAGCGCTCCAAGCCCGAGATCAAGCGCGACCTGGAATATCTGCTGCGCCTGTGGGACGACATCCGCGAACAGACGCTGAAGTCGTCGGCGCCCTGCCTGATCTATGAAGAAGCGAACCTGATCAAGCGGTCGATCCGCGATCTCTACGCCAACGACATCGACGAGATCTGGGTCGAGGGCGAGGCCGGCTTCCGCACGGCGCGCGAGTTCATGGACATGCTGATGCCGGGTCATTCCCAGCGCGTCCAGCTGTACCGCGACAGCCAGATCCCGCTGTTCCACCGCTATCAGGTGGAAACCCAGATCGACGCCATCCACAGCCCGGTGGTGCAACTGCGCTCCGGCGGCTACATCGTCATCAACCCGACCGAGGCGCTGGTCTCCATCGACGTCAACTCCGGCAAATCGACCCGCGAGCGCAACATCGAGGAAACCGCCTACAAGACCAACCTGGAGGCCGCCGACGAGGTGGCGCGCCAGCTGCGTCTGCGCGATCTGGCCGGCCTGATCGTCATCGACTTCATCGACATGGAGGAGCCGCGGAACAACGCCGCCGTCGAGCGCCGCATGAAGGAGGCGATGAAGAACGACCGGGCGCGCATCCAGCTCGGCCGCATCTCCGCCTTCGGCCTGCTGGAGCTGTCGCGTCAGCGTCTGCGCCCCTCGCTGCTGGAGACCAACTTCGAACGCTGCCCGCACTGCTCGGGCACCGGCGTCGTCCGTTCGGTCGAGTCCGCCTCGCTGCATGTCCTGCGCGCCATCGAGGAGGAGGGCATCCGCAAGCGGTCGGCCGAGATCACCATCTACGTCCCAACCTCGATCGCGCTCTACATCCTCAACCAGAAGCGCGGTGAGCTGGCCAAGATCGAGGAGCGTCACAGCTTCCACGTCATGGTCCAGGCCGACGACAGCCTGATCGCCCCGGACCATCGTCTGGAGCGCAACAAGGCGCGCCTGCCGGACGAGGACGGTCCGCTGGTCAGCGCCGACCGCGTCATGGCTGAGACCGATCGTGCCCTGGCGGCGGAGCCGGTCGCCGAGCCGGTCGAGGAGGAGGCCGACGTCGAAGCCGCCCAGGCCGAGGATGTCGGCGAGCGCGGCGAGACCAACGGCGCCAATGGCGATGGCAATGGCGAGGACCGCCGCCGCCGCCGCCGCCGCCGCCGTGGGCGTGGCCGTGACCGTGAGGAAGGCCGCATCGAAGGCGACGCGGGTGCGGGCGAGGACGCCGAGGAGTCCGACGAGACGGGCGACGAGGAGACCGGCCTGCCGGCTGCCGCCGAGACGATTCCCGGCGCTGCCGTCTCCGAGCCGGCCGAAGACGACGACTCGGAAGAGGATGAGGAAGAGGGCGAGGGCGACGAGGAGACCGGCGCAGACGCCGGCGATCGCAACGGCGAGGGCCGCAAGAAGCGCCGCCGCGGCAAGCGCGGCGGTCGCCGCAGGTCCCGCCGCGAGGGTGCGGAAGGGTTGGAAGGAGGCGAGGAGACTGCGGCCGATCAGTCGTCTGCCGCTCCGGCCGAAACCGCTCCCGTACAGGCTCCGGCCGAGGCATCCGACCTCGACTGGATCCTGGCCGGTGAAAGCGCTCCGGCACCCGTCCCGGAAGAGGCTCCGGTTCCGGTGCCCGCGGCCGAGCCGCCGGTAACCGCTCCGGCCCCGGCTGAAGCCGTTGCCGAAAAGGCGCCGGCCAAGAAGGCCTCGCGCAAGCGCAAGGCCGCTGCCGAGGCCCCGGTGGAAGCCGCGCCCGCCGCCGCGCCTGCCGTCGACCAGGCCCCGGCCAGGGGCCGCAAGCGCAAGGCTGCCGCTCCGGTGGAAGCACCGGTGGAAGCGGCACCCGAGCCGGTGACGGAGCAGGCTCCGGCCAAGAAGGCCTCGCGCAAGCGCAAGGCCGCTGCCGAAGCCCCGGTCGAGGCCGCGCCCGCTGCCGCGCCTGTCGTCGCCGAAGCGCCGGCCAAGGGCCGGAAGCGCAAGGCAGCCGCAGCCGAAGCCCCGGCGGCAGTCGCGACCGACGCGGCTCCGGCCAAGAAGGCCTCGCGCAAGCGCAAGGCCGCTGCCGAGGCTCCGGCCGAAGCCGCGCCCGCCGTCGTCGCTGCGACGGCGCCTGCCACCGCTCCGGAACCCGCTGCGGTTCCGGCGGCGGCCGACGACACCGGCGAAGCTGCCGCCAAGCCGCGCCGCGGCTGGTGGAAGCGGTAA
- a CDS encoding peptidoglycan-binding domain-containing protein: protein MNGRILPALSGAILCGTMLLATPAFAACETDNLPDEMRLAFISGAQEALNEHGFNAGPVDGKMGSRTRSAIRSYQRAARLPVDGCATQGLLDHLNFSQPKVYGPGARR from the coding sequence ATGAACGGACGTATTCTTCCCGCCCTGAGCGGCGCCATCCTGTGCGGCACCATGCTGCTGGCGACCCCGGCCTTTGCCGCCTGCGAAACGGACAATCTGCCCGACGAGATGCGTCTGGCCTTCATTTCCGGCGCCCAGGAGGCGCTGAACGAGCACGGATTCAATGCCGGGCCGGTGGACGGCAAGATGGGATCGCGCACCCGCTCGGCGATCCGCTCCTACCAGCGTGCGGCCAGGCTGCCGGTGGACGGCTGCGCCACCCAGGGGCTGCTCGACCATCTGAACTTCAGCCAGCCGAAGGTCTACGGCCCCGGCGCGCGCCGCTGA
- a CDS encoding penicillin-binding protein 1A has product MRLLLSLLMAFVMLALAGAGGLVFLLDHYDQDLPDYTKLANYEPPVTTRIYAGDGRLMAEFASERRIFVPIDAMPRQVINAFMAAEDKNFYAHQGVDPLGILRAILTNIENFGRDRRPVGASTITQQVAKNMLLTNEVSFARKIKEAILAVRIERAFTKDRIMELYLNEIFLGNRSYGVAAAALNYFNKALDELSIEEVAFLAALPKAPSNYNPDRQHDAAVARRNWVIGRMSEDGYVTPEEAKAAQGRPLLTRKRDEQEVVTAEYFSEEIRRELVKLYGEQALYEGGLSVRASMNPQLQAAATKALRDGLVAYDRRHGWRGPVGKMENFDNWSKKLAAMPAPAGSEGWKLAVVLKDDQADGLDIGLADGGRGRIPLSELRWARAAKDGEAVGPAIRKPSDVAKLGDILLVEAISGPAAKDEDEKPARKGAQAAAKELPPGSYALRQIPQVQGGLVALDPHTGRVLAMVGGFSPAMSVFNRATQALRQPGSSFKPFVYLTALNQGFTPSSLVMDAPFAFDPGGGQPVWRPENYSHEFYGPTPLRVGIEKSRNVMTVRLAQQIGMDKVKALVEKFGIVDNLQPYLPMSLGAGETTVLRLATAYAMLDNGGKRVVPTFIDRVQDRNGKTVFRHDNRACEGCTNVAWKDGMGVPAVPDTREQVNDPRTTYQIVSILEGVVQRGTAASLKSLGKPLAGKTGTTNDSHDAWFVGFSPDLVVGTYIGFDQPRSLGSRETGGSAAVPVFKDVMQVALKDKPATPFRVPPGLRLVRVNPANGQLAQPGDNRAIWEAFLPGTEPNPDQPQMVLDGSVQGAGAMMGDPNAGFEGAQPGVPTQPSAATLGTGGLY; this is encoded by the coding sequence ATGCGCCTTCTTCTGTCCCTATTGATGGCCTTCGTGATGCTGGCTCTTGCCGGTGCCGGGGGGCTGGTCTTCCTGTTGGATCACTATGACCAGGACCTGCCCGACTACACCAAGCTGGCCAATTACGAGCCGCCGGTGACCACGCGCATCTATGCCGGCGACGGGCGGCTGATGGCGGAGTTCGCCTCGGAACGCCGCATCTTCGTGCCGATCGACGCCATGCCACGGCAGGTCATCAACGCCTTCATGGCGGCCGAGGACAAGAATTTCTACGCCCACCAGGGCGTCGACCCGCTCGGCATCCTGCGCGCGATCCTGACCAACATCGAGAATTTCGGCCGCGACCGCCGCCCGGTCGGCGCCAGCACGATCACGCAGCAGGTCGCCAAGAACATGCTGCTGACCAACGAGGTGTCCTTCGCCCGCAAGATCAAGGAGGCGATCCTGGCGGTCCGCATCGAGCGGGCCTTCACCAAGGACCGCATCATGGAACTGTACCTCAACGAGATCTTCCTGGGGAACCGCTCCTACGGCGTGGCGGCGGCGGCGCTGAACTATTTCAACAAGGCATTGGACGAGCTGAGCATCGAGGAGGTCGCCTTCCTGGCGGCCTTGCCCAAGGCTCCCTCCAACTACAATCCCGATCGCCAGCACGATGCCGCCGTCGCCCGCCGCAACTGGGTGATCGGCCGCATGTCGGAGGATGGCTACGTCACGCCCGAGGAGGCGAAGGCCGCGCAAGGACGGCCGCTGCTGACCCGCAAGCGCGACGAGCAGGAAGTGGTGACCGCTGAATATTTCTCCGAGGAGATCCGGCGCGAACTGGTGAAGCTCTATGGCGAGCAGGCGCTGTATGAGGGCGGCCTGTCGGTGCGCGCCTCGATGAACCCGCAGCTTCAGGCGGCAGCGACCAAGGCGTTGCGCGACGGGCTGGTGGCCTATGACCGCCGCCATGGCTGGCGCGGGCCGGTCGGCAAGATGGAGAATTTCGACAACTGGTCCAAGAAGCTGGCCGCCATGCCGGCCCCCGCGGGCTCCGAGGGCTGGAAGCTGGCCGTCGTGCTGAAGGACGATCAGGCGGACGGGCTGGACATCGGTCTGGCCGACGGCGGCCGCGGCCGCATCCCGCTGTCGGAACTGCGCTGGGCCCGCGCGGCCAAGGACGGGGAGGCCGTCGGGCCGGCGATCCGCAAGCCGTCGGACGTCGCCAAGCTGGGCGACATCCTGCTGGTCGAGGCGATCAGCGGCCCTGCTGCCAAGGACGAGGACGAGAAGCCGGCCAGGAAGGGCGCCCAGGCGGCGGCGAAGGAACTGCCGCCGGGCAGCTATGCCCTGCGCCAGATCCCGCAGGTGCAGGGCGGCCTCGTTGCGCTCGATCCGCACACCGGCCGCGTGCTGGCGATGGTCGGCGGCTTCTCCCCCGCCATGAGCGTGTTCAACCGCGCCACCCAGGCGTTGCGCCAGCCCGGCTCCTCCTTCAAGCCCTTCGTCTACCTGACGGCGCTGAACCAGGGCTTCACCCCGTCCTCGCTGGTGATGGATGCACCCTTCGCCTTCGATCCGGGCGGCGGCCAGCCGGTCTGGCGGCCGGAGAACTACAGCCACGAATTCTACGGCCCGACCCCGTTGCGCGTCGGCATCGAAAAGTCGCGCAACGTCATGACCGTCCGTCTTGCCCAGCAGATCGGCATGGACAAGGTCAAGGCCCTGGTCGAGAAGTTCGGCATCGTCGACAATCTGCAGCCCTACCTGCCGATGTCGCTGGGCGCTGGCGAAACCACGGTCCTGCGGCTCGCCACCGCCTACGCCATGCTCGACAATGGCGGCAAGCGGGTGGTGCCGACCTTCATCGACCGCGTTCAGGACCGCAACGGCAAGACCGTGTTCCGCCACGACAACCGCGCTTGCGAAGGCTGCACCAACGTCGCCTGGAAGGATGGGATGGGCGTTCCCGCGGTGCCCGACACCCGTGAGCAGGTGAACGATCCGCGCACCACCTATCAGATCGTCTCGATCCTGGAAGGCGTGGTCCAGCGCGGCACCGCCGCGTCGCTTAAATCGCTGGGCAAGCCGCTCGCCGGCAAGACCGGCACCACCAACGACAGCCACGACGCGTGGTTCGTCGGTTTCTCGCCCGATCTGGTGGTCGGCACCTACATCGGCTTCGACCAGCCGCGCTCGCTGGGCAGCCGCGAAACCGGCGGCTCCGCGGCGGTGCCGGTGTTCAAGGACGTCATGCAGGTGGCGCTGAAGGACAAGCCGGCGACGCCCTTCCGCGTGCCGCCCGGCCTGCGCCTCGTCCGCGTGAACCCGGCCAACGGCCAGCTGGCCCAGCCCGGCGACAACCGCGCCATCTGGGAGGCCTTCCTGCCCGGCACCGAACCCAACCCGGACCAGCCTCAGATGGTTCTGGACGGGTCGGTCCAGGGGGCCGGCGCGATGATGGGCGACCCGAACGCAGGCTTCGAGGGCGCCCAGCCGGGCGTCCCGACGCAGCCCTCAGCGGCGACGCTCGGCACCGGCGGGCTTTATTGA
- a CDS encoding N-acetylmuramoyl-L-alanine amidase, whose protein sequence is MQRPPSLPTAVMTDRLRTVAHPKCGVGRGAVKRGLARVLGMVLPVLLALLLLAGLLPAVAQTTAALPSPPPRTAVVDARLGIHPDKTRFVLEVSDPVSFSVSLAADPYRIIVDLPDLVWPGGSLPVEGKGVVARYHHSAGGPHGTRLTFETVGPAKLREGYMIPPRDGRQPRLVLDLEKTTAAEFRQLAAASGARTGTASAKGQLTMGAVVASAMAVPAPPPAQDDPAASGIVSAPPPFAPLPPIPPAQLIPAALPSAPPLPDSKPSTVAEKPLIVIDPGHGGQDPGAIGVGGIYEKDITLAAAREVKRQLEATGRYRVRLTRDSDVFIRLRDRVAIGREAGADLFISLHADSISSDDMRGLSIYTLSDKASDREAEMLAAKENRADALVGLDLSGENQLVANILIDLAQRDTKNHSKRFATLALQSLGREVPLIPNKPHRQAGFAVLTAPDVPSVLIEMGYLSNRKDAGLLASAAHRERLGRGLARTIDAYFRWLHGAQRS, encoded by the coding sequence ATGCAACGGCCGCCCAGCCTGCCGACCGCCGTCATGACCGACCGTCTGCGGACTGTCGCCCATCCCAAGTGCGGGGTCGGGCGCGGCGCCGTGAAGCGGGGGCTTGCGCGTGTGCTGGGCATGGTGCTGCCGGTCCTGCTGGCTCTGCTGCTTCTCGCCGGTCTTCTTCCCGCCGTGGCGCAGACCACGGCGGCGCTGCCGTCCCCGCCGCCCCGCACCGCGGTGGTCGATGCCCGGCTGGGCATCCACCCCGACAAGACCCGCTTCGTGCTGGAGGTGAGCGACCCGGTGTCCTTCAGCGTGTCGCTGGCCGCCGATCCCTACCGCATCATCGTCGACCTGCCCGATCTGGTCTGGCCCGGCGGATCGCTGCCGGTGGAGGGCAAGGGGGTGGTGGCGCGCTACCATCATTCGGCAGGCGGACCGCACGGCACGCGCCTGACCTTCGAGACGGTCGGTCCGGCCAAGCTGCGGGAAGGCTACATGATCCCGCCGCGCGACGGCCGCCAGCCGCGCCTCGTCCTCGACCTGGAAAAGACGACGGCGGCGGAATTCCGCCAGCTCGCGGCGGCGTCCGGTGCCAGGACGGGCACGGCGTCCGCCAAGGGCCAGCTGACGATGGGTGCGGTCGTCGCATCGGCGATGGCCGTTCCGGCGCCTCCTCCCGCCCAGGACGATCCGGCCGCGAGCGGGATCGTCTCCGCCCCGCCGCCCTTCGCGCCGCTGCCGCCGATCCCGCCGGCCCAGCTGATTCCGGCGGCGCTGCCGTCCGCCCCGCCGCTGCCCGACAGCAAGCCGTCCACCGTGGCGGAAAAGCCGCTGATCGTGATCGACCCCGGCCATGGCGGGCAGGATCCCGGCGCCATCGGCGTCGGCGGCATCTATGAGAAGGACATCACGCTGGCCGCCGCCCGGGAGGTGAAGCGCCAGCTGGAGGCAACCGGCCGCTACCGCGTCAGGCTGACCCGTGACAGCGACGTGTTCATCCGCCTGCGCGACCGCGTCGCCATCGGGCGCGAGGCCGGGGCGGACCTGTTCATCTCGCTGCATGCCGACAGCATCAGCAGCGACGATATGCGCGGTCTGTCGATCTATACCCTGTCGGACAAGGCGTCGGACCGCGAGGCGGAGATGCTGGCCGCCAAGGAGAACCGGGCCGACGCGCTGGTCGGGCTCGACCTGTCGGGCGAGAACCAGCTGGTCGCCAATATCCTGATCGACCTGGCCCAGCGCGATACGAAGAACCATTCCAAGCGTTTCGCAACGCTGGCCCTGCAGAGTCTGGGGCGCGAGGTGCCGCTGATCCCCAACAAGCCGCATCGGCAGGCCGGTTTCGCCGTGCTGACGGCGCCCGATGTGCCATCGGTGCTGATCGAGATGGGCTATCTGTCGAACCGCAAGGATGCCGGGTTGCTGGCCTCCGCAGCGCACCGCGAGCGGCTGGGCCGCGGGCTGGCCCGCACCATCGACGCCTATTTCCGCTGGCTGCACGGCGCCCAGCGGAGCTGA
- a CDS encoding MBOAT family O-acyltransferase, producing the protein MSFTSLNFLLFITVFSAGFMALARTRVFTPFLLVASYIFYGYWDYRFCALLALSTFIDFYCGLKIADAPDRQTKKLYLFLSLGTNLGMLFFFKYYNFFADSAETALASLGVDVGRRTLDILLPVGISFYTFQNLSYGIDLYTGEVKQPERSLMRYATFVAFFPQLVAGPIVRARDLLPQIQQRPRDIPFEERFAGLEKVIWGYFLKIGLADNAAVVVDARFHQPEFFNALQHMIGLVCFSLQIYGDFAGYSLIAIGLAQIFGYTMCQNFARPYFATGMRDFWRRWHISLSTWFRDYVYVPMGGSRTRWLRIRNVVITMLISGLWHGANWTFVLWGALHGGLMLVEDGARRLAALSPVRLSGPALAAGRLVMVGLVFAVVTLTWLPFRADSLHTVWTILGIIAHGDFGLQQGNLQASSLLRVAVAGLIVLTVDALIERGAGRRYAGTNVVARSMACSALILVMLLFGSFANHAFIYFQF; encoded by the coding sequence ATGAGCTTCACCAGCCTGAACTTCCTGCTGTTCATCACCGTGTTCAGCGCCGGCTTCATGGCGCTGGCGCGCACGCGCGTCTTCACGCCCTTCCTGCTGGTGGCCAGCTATATTTTCTACGGCTATTGGGATTACCGGTTCTGCGCACTGCTGGCGCTCAGCACCTTCATCGACTTCTATTGCGGCCTGAAGATCGCCGACGCGCCCGACCGACAGACCAAAAAGCTGTACCTGTTCTTAAGCCTCGGCACCAACCTGGGCATGCTGTTCTTCTTCAAATACTACAACTTCTTCGCCGACAGCGCGGAGACCGCACTCGCATCCCTGGGCGTCGACGTGGGACGCCGGACGCTGGACATCCTGTTGCCGGTCGGCATCTCCTTCTACACCTTCCAGAATCTGAGCTACGGCATCGATCTCTACACCGGCGAGGTGAAGCAGCCGGAACGCTCGCTGATGCGCTATGCCACCTTCGTCGCCTTCTTCCCGCAGCTGGTGGCCGGCCCGATCGTGCGGGCGCGCGACCTGCTGCCGCAAATCCAGCAGCGCCCGCGCGACATCCCGTTCGAGGAGCGCTTCGCCGGCCTGGAAAAGGTGATCTGGGGCTATTTCCTGAAGATCGGGCTGGCCGACAACGCCGCGGTGGTGGTCGACGCCCGGTTCCACCAGCCGGAGTTCTTCAACGCGCTCCAGCATATGATCGGGCTGGTCTGCTTCTCGCTGCAGATCTACGGAGACTTCGCCGGTTACTCTCTGATCGCCATCGGGCTGGCCCAGATCTTCGGCTACACCATGTGCCAGAATTTCGCCCGGCCCTATTTCGCCACCGGCATGCGCGATTTCTGGCGGCGCTGGCACATCTCGCTGTCCACCTGGTTCCGCGACTATGTCTATGTGCCGATGGGCGGCAGCCGGACGCGCTGGCTGCGCATCCGCAATGTCGTCATCACCATGCTGATCTCCGGCCTGTGGCACGGCGCCAACTGGACCTTCGTCCTGTGGGGAGCGCTTCATGGCGGGCTGATGCTGGTGGAGGACGGCGCGCGCCGGCTGGCCGCTCTCAGCCCGGTGCGCCTCAGCGGCCCGGCGCTGGCCGCCGGCCGTCTGGTGATGGTCGGTCTGGTGTTCGCGGTGGTGACGCTGACCTGGCTGCCCTTCCGTGCCGACAGCCTGCACACGGTCTGGACCATCCTGGGCATCATCGCCCACGGCGATTTTGGCCTGCAGCAGGGCAACCTCCAGGCCAGCTCGCTGCTGCGCGTCGCCGTCGCCGGCCTGATCGTGCTGACGGTCGATGCGCTGATCGAGCGCGGCGCTGGCCGCCGCTATGCCGGAACCAACGTGGTGGCGCGATCGATGGCCTGTTCCGCCCTGATCCTGGTGATGCTGCTGTTCGGCAGCTTCGCCAACCACGCCTTCATCTACTTCCAGTTCTGA